The Motacilla alba alba isolate MOTALB_02 chromosome 14, Motacilla_alba_V1.0_pri, whole genome shotgun sequence genome includes a region encoding these proteins:
- the CORO7 gene encoding coronin-7 isoform X2 translates to MGSSDCLISVGFSQMREREVKLWDTRRLSGATLTMALDTSPGVTIPLYDADTGLLVLAGKGENLLYCFEVAPTQPALTQVTQCRTEGSTRGLAAVPRLALDVMACEVLRVLQLTDTALVPVSYLVPRKSVQEFHEDLFPDCTGMLPATNAQGWWAGDSQQVGRVSLHPARRPTETFTSPVIAGTGPTNAGHTDTDTGHTDTDTGHIDADQSEASGYSSPSSLASPGSAATSLSASTGPSSGFASSPSQKSLQSILGPSSRFRHAQGRVLHRDQHLTNLRGLSLTTPGECDGFCANQQRVALPLLSAGGQIAVLELSKPGRVPDVAVPTIQNGTAVADLTWDPFDPRRLAVAGEDAKIRLWRIPEGGLRETLQEPEAVLRGHTEKIYSIRFHPVASDLLVSSSYDTTVRIWELSAGREVLCLQGHTDQIFSMAWSPDGKKLATVSKDGRIRLYEPRRSSRPQQEGPGPEGGRGARLVWVCGGDYLLVSGFDSRSERRILLYRAQALSEGPLSVLGLDVAPSTLLPFYDEDTSVVFLTGKGDTRVFLYEVTPEPPYFLECNSFTSNEPHKGFVFLPKTACEVREVEFARALRLGQSTLEPVAFHVPRVKKEYFQDDLYPPTRVWWEPALGAGAWLDGQDGQQRRASLRPADMVPVSEAPKEAPARKFVPASVYLEEKTDEQKKEELLSAMVARLGNRDDPLPQDSFEGVDEDEWD, encoded by the exons GGTGACCATCCCGCTGTACGACGCCGACAcggggctgctggtgctggcgGGGAAG GGAGAAAACCTCCTCTACTGCTTCGAGGTGGCCCCCACACAGCCGGCACTCACCCAGG tGACGCAGTGCCGGACAGAGGGCAGCACGCGGGGCCTGGCGGCCGTGCCACGCCTGGCCCTGGATGTCATGGCCTGTGAGGTGCTCCGTGTCCTGCAGCTCACTGACACCGCCCTCGTCCCTGTCAGCTACCTGGTGCCACGCAAG TCTGTCCAGGAGTTCCACGAGGATCTGTTCCCTGACtgcacagggatgctgccagcCACCAATGCGCAAGGCTGgtgggcaggggacagccagcag GTGGGGAGGGTGAGCCTGCACCCTGCACGGAGACCCACGGAGACCTTCACATCCCCCGTCATTGCTGGCACCGGCCCCACCAATGCCGGCCACACAGACACCGACACTGGCCACACAGACACCGACACTGGCCACATCGACGCCGACCAGAGT GAAGCCAGTGGCTACTCCTCACCATCCTCACTGGCCTCACCAGGCAGCGCGGCCACCTCGCTCTCAGCCAGCACCGGCCCCTCCAGTGGCTttgccagcagccccagccagaaGTCCCTGCAGAGCATTTTGG GGCCCAGCTCCCGCTTCCGGCACGCGCAGGGCCGGGTGCTGCACCGGGACCAGCACCTCACCAACCTGCGGGGGCTCAGCCTCACCACGCCGGGCGAGTGCGACGGCTTCTGCGCCAACCAGCAGCGCGtggccctgcccctgctctctGCCGGCGGCCAGATCGCCGTCCTCGAG CTCTCCAAGCCCGGCCGTGTCCCCGACGTGGCCGTGCCCACCATCCAGAACGGCACAGCCGTGGCCGACCTCACCTGGGACCCCTTCGACCCGCGGCGTCTCGCTGTCG CGGGTGAGGACGCCAAGATCCGGCTGTGGCGGATCCCCGAGGGAGGGCTGCGGGAGACCCTGCAGGAGCCTGAAGCTGTTCTCCGAG GTCACACGGAAAAGATTTACTCCATCCGCTTCCACCCCGTGGCATCCGATCTGCTGGTCTCCTCCTCCTACGACACGACCGTGCGGATCTGGGAGCTGAGCGCCGGGCGGGAAGTCTtgtgcctgcagggacacacgGATCAG ATTTTCAGCATGGCTTGGAGCCCGGATGGGAAAAAGCTGGCAACAGTGAGCAAAGACGGACGGATACGGCTCTACGAGCCACGGCGCAGCTCTCGGCCTCAACAG GAGGGCCCAGGTCCCGAGGGGGGACGCGGAGCGcgcctggtttgggtttgtggtGGTGATTACCTCCTGGTGTCCGGCTTTGACAG CCGCAGCGAGAGGAGGATCCTCCTGTACCGGGCTCAGGCCCTGTCTGAAGGACCCTTGTCTGTGCTTGGTCTGGATGTGGCCCCTTCCACCCTCCTGCCCTTTTACGATGAGGATACCAGCGTCGTCTTCCTCACCGGCAAG GGTGACACCAGAGTCTTCCTCTATGAAGTGACCCCCGAGCCCCCCTACTTCCTCGAGTGCAACAGCTTCACCTCCAATGAACCCCACAAG gGCTTCGTCTTCCTGCCCAAAACCGCGTGCGAGGTGCGGGAGGTGGAGTTTGCCCGGGCGCTGCGCCTGGGGCAGAGCACCCTGGAGCCCGTGGCTTTCCACGTGCCACGCGTCAAG AAGGAGTATTTCCAGGACGATCTCTACCCGCCGACCCGCGTGTGGTGGGAGCCGGCGCTGGGTGCAGGTGCCTGGCTGGACGGGCAGGACGGGCAGCAGCGCCGCGCCAGCCTGCGCCCCGCAGACATGGTGCCAG TGAGCGAGGCCCCCAAAGAGGCCCCGGCTCGGAAGTTCGTCCCTGCGTCCGTGTACCTGGAGGAGAAGACGGATGagcagaagaaggaggag CTCCTCAGCGCCATGGTGGCCCGGCTGGGTAACAGGGACGACCCGCTGCCGCAGGACTCCTTCGAGGGCGTGGACGAGGACGAGTGG GACTAG
- the GLIS2 gene encoding zinc finger protein GLIS2: MHSLEEPLDLKLSISKLRAAREKRGPTGPRPRAPQRPDTPPAGDGRGGSRGGRRTVPASPSPGLLGHSRLVEPRDGRFPAAVPVVDLSLSPRSGGESPAGSASLSPERQGSGDLPGPLTPHDFQSLRYIDGLPSSFQFFLPLGAGGALHLPPAAFLPPSKEKRLPPELPLPKQLVCRWSKCNQFFDLLQDLVDHVNDFHVKPEKDAGYCCHWEGCARHGRGFNARYKMLIHIRTHTNEKPHRCPTCNKSFSRLENLKIHNRSHTGEKPYICPYEGCNKRYSNSSDRFKHTRTHYVEKPYSCKMPGCHKRYTDPSSLRKHIKAHGHFVSPEHPEMLKVHPPPKTPLGSAEVPYVNGAQLVIPNPAALFAPPGLPALPIPLAPAPLDLSALGCGAAGALPALPGPVLPLNGGPLNLAKSPLLPSPFAAGLGLPVMSLLAGGAKAEGEKGSGAEGRPPKAGKGLESRKERGERTEPGRPRVPPESLALLPGAVLDLSAGVSSGGSPEALPPGWVLIPPGSLLLKPAAVN; the protein is encoded by the exons ATGCATTCCCTGGAGGAGCCCCTGGACCTCAAGCTGAGCATCTCCAAGCTGCGAGCTGCCCGCGAGAAGCGGGGCCCCACCGGCCCCCGACCCCGCGCTCCCCAGCGCCCGGACACCCCGCCGGCCGGGGATGGCCGAGGGGGCAGCCGGGGGGGTCGCCGGACCGTGCCAGCCTCGCCGTCGCCCGGGCTCCTGGGACACTCCAGGCTGGTGGAGCCGCGGGATGGACGCTTCCCGGCCGCCGTGCCGGTGGTGGACCTCAGCCTCTCGCCCCGCTCCGGGGGGGAGTCTCCGGCTGGCAGCGCCTCGCTGTCCCCTGAGCGCCAGGGCAGCGGGGACCTGCCCGGCCCCCTCACCCCACAC GATTTCCAGTCCCTGCGCTACATCGATGgcctccccagctccttccagttCTTCCTGCcgctgggggctgggggggcccTGCACCTGCCCCCCGCCGCCTTCCTGCCCCCCAGCAAGGAGAAGCGGCTCCCCCCcgagctgcccctgcccaagCAGCTCGTCTGCCGCTGGTCCAAG TGCAACCAGTTCTTCGACCTCCTGCAAGACCTGGTGGACCACGTCAACGACTTCCACGTCAAACCCGAGAAGGACGCGGGGTACTGCTGCCACTGGGAGGGCTGTGCCCGCCATGGCAGGGGCTTCAATGCCAG GTACAAGATGCTGATCCACATCCGGACGCACACCAACGAGAAGCCGCATCGCTGTCCCACCTGCAACAAGAGCTTCTCCCGCCTGGAGAACCTGAAAATCCACAACCGCTCGCACACAG GTGAGAAGCCCTACATCTGCCCCTACGAAGGCTGCAACAAGCGTTACTCCAACTCCAGCGACCGCTTCAAGCACACCCGCACGCACTACGTGGAGAAGCCCTACTCCTGCAAGATGCCGGGCTGCCACAAGCGCTACACCGACCCCAGCTCTCTCCGCAAGCACATCAAAGCCCACGGCCATTTTGTGTCCCCCGAGCACCCGGAGATGCTCAAGGTCCACCCGCCTCCCAAAACGCCCCTGGGCTCGGCGGAGGTGCCCTACGTTAACGGGGCGCAGCTCGTCATCCCCAACCCCGCCGCCCTCTTCGCTccgccggggctgccggcgctgccCATCCCTTTGGCACCGGCGCCGCTCGACCTCAGCGCCCTgggctgcggggctgcgggcgcGCTGCCCGCTCTGCCCGGCCCCGTCCTGCCCCTCAACGGCGGCCCCCTGAACTTGGCCAAGAGCCCGCTGCTGCCCTCGCCCTTcgcggcggggctggggctgcccgtCATGTCGCTGCTGGCCGGCGGGGCCAAGGCCGAGGGGGAAAAGGGCAGCGGGGCTGAGGGGCGGCCGCCCAAGGCGGGCAAGGGGCTGGAGAGCCGGAAGGAGAGGGGCGAAAGGACGGagccggggcggccgcgggtGCCCCCCGAGAGCCTGGCGCTGCTGCCGGGGGCCGTGCTCGACCTCTCGGCCGGTGTCAGCTCGGGGGGCAGCCCCGAGGCGCTGCCCCCCGGCTGGGTGCTCATCCCCCCCGGCTCCCTGCTGCTCAAACCCGCCGCCGTCAACTGA
- the PAM16 gene encoding mitochondrial import inner membrane translocase subunit TIM16, whose amino-acid sequence MAKYLAQIILVGAQVVGRAFMRALRQEFAASQAAADARGRAERPQSAAASRIIGISLQEAQQILNVSSLNPEEIQKNYDHLFKVNDKSVGGSFYLQSKVVRAKERLDEELRIQAKGDKEKGRKAET is encoded by the exons ATG GCCAAGTACCTGGCACAGATCATTCTGGTGGGGGCCCAGGTGGTGGGACGGGCCTTCATGCGGGCGCTGCGCCAGGAGTTTGCAG CGAGCCAGGCCGCAGCCGATGCGCGGGGACGCGCCGAGAGGCCCCAGTCCGCCGCCGCCTCCAGGATCATCGGCATCAGCCTCCAGGAAGCTCAGCAGATCCTCAACGTCTCCAGCCTGAACCCTGAGGAGATCCAGAAG AACTACGACCACTTGTTCAAGGTGAACGACAAATCAGTGGGAGGCTCCTTCTACCTGCAGTCCAAG GTGGTGAGAGCCAAGGAGCGGCTGGACGAGGAGCTGCGCATCCAGGCCAAGGGCGACAAGGAGAAGGGGCGGAAAGCCGAGACGTGA